Proteins from one Luteibaculum oceani genomic window:
- a CDS encoding 1-acyl-sn-glycerol-3-phosphate acyltransferase — protein MEKWCYYIFKSWIALSLRLFFSDIRVVGRNNIPKGKGVIFIANHWNTLIDPLLITCSVRKKIWFLTRSDVFKSNYINRLLSFFGPIPAYRAVDGFKAPLKNQETFNLLKSKLNKKDWVALFPEGTHLQHRTLRRFKKGVFRIWEQNPTTSVVPIAINFSSLTKSHACIEVKFGKPFQYEAGLTTKELEQALEKELCTVEQFESLDPILNLDWPARIKQNLLKKESLNEEHWSKVKSIIGDKLIIPFTVGSYVINMVKLAASLPLMLVGCLFEIPFWFILKLVLKKFKDHQFHLSIHWLTKHLLVTILAWICFFQLMLSGLSSINTWYFIFLLGGIAVFPKGKKYFHRLLAQIRFLRLRKSDQEALKNTLQHISYQ, from the coding sequence ATGGAAAAGTGGTGCTACTACATATTTAAAAGCTGGATTGCCTTGTCTCTCCGGCTTTTTTTCTCTGATATCAGGGTAGTAGGACGCAACAACATACCCAAAGGCAAAGGGGTTATTTTTATTGCCAACCATTGGAACACGCTGATTGACCCCTTATTGATTACCTGTTCGGTTAGGAAAAAGATTTGGTTTTTAACGCGATCTGATGTGTTCAAATCAAATTACATCAATAGATTATTATCTTTTTTTGGTCCAATTCCTGCCTATAGAGCGGTAGATGGTTTTAAGGCTCCTCTTAAAAATCAAGAGACATTTAATCTGTTAAAATCCAAACTGAATAAAAAGGATTGGGTCGCTTTATTCCCCGAGGGCACCCATTTGCAGCACAGAACGCTTAGGAGGTTTAAAAAGGGCGTATTTCGAATATGGGAACAAAATCCCACCACAAGCGTGGTGCCTATAGCCATAAACTTTAGTTCCCTTACAAAATCGCATGCGTGTATAGAGGTGAAATTTGGGAAACCATTTCAATACGAAGCAGGGCTTACAACTAAAGAATTAGAGCAAGCCCTTGAAAAAGAATTATGTACCGTAGAACAATTCGAGAGCTTAGATCCTATTTTAAATCTGGATTGGCCAGCTCGGATAAAGCAAAATCTACTTAAAAAAGAAAGCTTAAATGAGGAGCACTGGTCTAAGGTTAAGTCTATAATTGGCGATAAACTGATTATTCCATTTACCGTTGGATCTTATGTAATCAATATGGTAAAATTGGCTGCAAGCCTTCCGCTGATGCTGGTGGGTTGCCTTTTTGAAATTCCATTTTGGTTCATCCTTAAACTGGTTCTCAAGAAATTTAAAGATCACCAATTCCATCTTTCCATACATTGGTTAACCAAGCACCTGCTGGTTACCATCTTGGCGTGGATTTGTTTCTTTCAATTGATGCTCAGCGGCTTATCTAGCATCAACACCTGGTACTTTATTTTCCTTTTAGGTGGGATAGCAGTTTTCCCGAAAGGAAAGAAGTACTTCCATCGATTATTAGCACAAATTAGATTCCTCCGCTTGAGGAAAAGTGATCAAGAGGCCCTCAAGAACACCTTACAACATATTAGCTATCAATAA
- a CDS encoding SDR family NAD(P)-dependent oxidoreductase yields the protein MKIKGKKIWITGASSGIGAALTKVLAADNQLLLLARSQEKLEQLSQMHPNQIQFELFDVSDAEAYLKTEGLIEKYFYPDLVFFNAGISQRAIAKEAKPEVFKAMMDVNYFGVINPFLAILHNKPENQQLQVVVTNSVAGKFGYWMRSGYAASKHALTGFFDTVALEEYQHGLRVTQVFPGRIDTPINQHALMADGKPSAGRYEGFTDAMKTEYVVRKIINATAAKKSHKVIAKLEWIPFVVYNLSKGLFFRLFSKRKPE from the coding sequence TTGAAAATTAAGGGAAAGAAAATCTGGATTACCGGTGCGTCTTCGGGAATTGGGGCCGCTTTAACCAAAGTACTTGCGGCGGATAACCAGTTATTGCTCTTGGCCAGATCCCAAGAAAAGCTTGAGCAATTATCTCAAATGCATCCCAATCAAATTCAGTTTGAATTGTTCGATGTTAGCGATGCTGAAGCTTACCTAAAAACTGAAGGATTAATAGAGAAATACTTTTATCCAGACTTGGTTTTTTTCAATGCTGGAATATCTCAACGCGCGATAGCCAAAGAGGCAAAACCAGAGGTATTTAAAGCAATGATGGATGTGAATTACTTTGGAGTAATCAATCCATTTTTGGCAATACTGCACAACAAGCCAGAAAACCAGCAATTGCAGGTAGTGGTAACCAATAGTGTGGCTGGAAAGTTTGGCTATTGGATGCGAAGCGGTTATGCTGCCAGCAAACATGCGCTCACAGGGTTTTTCGATACTGTAGCCCTAGAGGAGTATCAACATGGGTTGAGAGTTACTCAAGTTTTTCCAGGAAGAATAGATACACCGATAAATCAGCATGCCCTGATGGCGGATGGCAAACCATCGGCTGGCAGATACGAAGGGTTTACCGATGCGATGAAAACGGAATATGTTGTTAGGAAAATCATAAATGCAACAGCCGCTAAAAAATCTCACAAAGTGATAGCGAAACTAGAATGGATCCCCTTTGTGGTATACAACCTGAGCAAGGGCTTGTTCTTTCGATTATTCTCAAAAAGGAAACCAGAGTAA
- a CDS encoding OmpA family protein: MKKFLLYTIFILATVSVLGQSKSIISGDGRFVATVDYLDKNAVSGQHEYEARVYSVAYKTLIKAFRLRYEKSLNIDSLRLSHTGKMLYVGTKEDRRIYNTRVGNMLFRTNEPMEFAMANQDNFFVVSAPSFVKALDAYTGEEITNYKTAPNNQIKELYITQDDEHIAAITFRKQILFWQVGRERARKKYFGDDIVFKTNGKGFTVARKVGTQLNVYNYELPTFKRINKLSIDKVLREDARERTMALRESDPSQKRTIINPSKSLHNDFLLSQVGNYIAILAKSPEDEKELYVINTNTGTVKLREVVGDLKQEIALNWYSDSLLIPQNMASPRVYNANTNAFENNLKLKFLYSKKKGLFAKRQEWSNKNISSNFKWAISQKEDALLMSYTSGNEGPRKFPGFQFLGFSTNALFAYAKNNAGQKFYAELRGLKSVNAVKWIPLQEEERLYMEPEMGNVAAPNSYNFVRIKGMRHISEAGPTDTLRLLMKTVETGSKAGVQVQIVDQNGIYYYGAGTEDFKGIWCNLMVKGSDGKIRQIDDFSITEYSEMDSLPNAIATIMDFSGSMGWPRADALQEGVEKFINAKKEKDEVALFKYDHRVVQESDLLDKKERLIRKLYHLDFSSFGGATALLDATNAGIFGVKKARNVSRKIVIVMTDGNENSSLITKNEVLKNALENGVNIYTIGYGNQVNQGYLKSLSYNTRGGHYQIYDVADFEWIYNDIYKKSLNYYSVNYKTADKGSQVYLLKICKDGLNSDSVVVEFENNPADLAVLANTLADYKDNPVAASGFSEINTKGFNKPNLKQFSKVKMEQPLLPKRIRIYEDSLTTIEDEFSTIKLPRFNFDYDRVTTVKETESRILDLIAFLKKYPQVNLEIIGHTDNSGESDYNDDLSLRRAKRVKELIVDMGGDSNRLVIRGFGETAPVASNATEEGRAKNRRVEFNVIERK; encoded by the coding sequence ATGAAAAAATTTTTACTCTATACCATTTTTATCCTTGCCACTGTATCGGTTTTAGGGCAATCTAAAAGCATCATTAGTGGTGATGGTAGGTTTGTCGCAACGGTAGATTACTTGGATAAAAATGCAGTTTCCGGTCAGCACGAATACGAGGCTAGAGTTTACTCTGTAGCCTACAAAACTTTAATAAAAGCCTTTCGACTTCGCTACGAAAAGTCGTTAAACATAGATTCTTTGCGATTAAGCCACACGGGTAAAATGCTCTATGTAGGAACCAAAGAAGACCGTAGAATATACAATACCCGAGTGGGTAATATGTTGTTTAGAACCAATGAACCCATGGAGTTTGCCATGGCCAATCAGGACAACTTTTTTGTGGTGAGTGCCCCCAGTTTTGTCAAGGCCCTTGATGCCTACACCGGAGAGGAAATTACCAACTATAAAACGGCTCCCAATAATCAAATTAAGGAGTTGTACATTACCCAAGACGATGAGCATATTGCCGCGATTACATTTCGGAAACAGATACTTTTTTGGCAGGTAGGAAGGGAACGCGCTAGGAAGAAATATTTTGGGGATGATATTGTTTTTAAAACAAATGGAAAGGGCTTTACCGTTGCCAGAAAAGTGGGTACACAGCTTAACGTGTACAATTACGAACTTCCAACATTTAAAAGGATAAATAAGCTTTCCATCGATAAGGTATTGCGCGAAGACGCTAGGGAAAGAACCATGGCTTTGAGGGAAAGCGACCCAAGTCAAAAAAGGACCATTATTAATCCATCCAAATCGCTTCACAATGATTTTTTGCTTTCTCAAGTGGGAAATTACATTGCCATTTTAGCCAAAAGCCCGGAGGATGAGAAAGAGCTGTATGTTATTAATACCAATACAGGAACGGTAAAACTGAGGGAGGTTGTTGGAGATTTAAAGCAAGAAATAGCCCTCAATTGGTACAGCGATTCGCTACTTATTCCGCAGAATATGGCAAGCCCCAGAGTGTACAATGCCAACACCAATGCCTTTGAAAATAACTTAAAACTCAAGTTTTTATACAGCAAAAAGAAGGGGCTTTTCGCGAAAAGGCAGGAGTGGAGTAACAAAAATATATCCTCCAATTTTAAATGGGCAATTTCGCAAAAGGAGGATGCTTTACTTATGAGCTATACCTCGGGAAATGAGGGGCCAAGAAAATTCCCTGGATTTCAATTTTTGGGATTCTCCACCAATGCTCTTTTTGCTTATGCTAAAAACAATGCGGGTCAGAAATTTTACGCAGAACTGCGCGGATTGAAATCTGTAAATGCCGTAAAATGGATTCCTCTCCAAGAAGAAGAGCGTTTATACATGGAGCCAGAAATGGGAAATGTAGCGGCGCCCAACAGCTATAACTTTGTTCGAATAAAAGGCATGCGCCATATCTCGGAGGCGGGACCAACTGATACCTTGAGATTATTAATGAAGACCGTGGAAACGGGTTCTAAGGCTGGCGTTCAGGTGCAAATTGTGGATCAAAATGGGATTTATTATTACGGCGCTGGAACCGAAGATTTTAAGGGGATTTGGTGTAATCTGATGGTAAAGGGGTCGGATGGGAAAATCCGCCAAATTGATGATTTCAGCATTACCGAATACAGCGAAATGGATAGCTTGCCTAACGCCATAGCTACCATTATGGATTTTTCTGGTTCCATGGGGTGGCCTAGAGCCGATGCCTTGCAAGAGGGGGTAGAGAAATTCATAAACGCTAAAAAAGAAAAAGATGAAGTGGCTCTTTTTAAGTATGATCACCGGGTAGTCCAAGAGAGTGATTTGTTGGATAAAAAAGAACGACTGATAAGAAAACTCTATCATTTAGATTTTAGTTCTTTCGGCGGTGCAACGGCACTTTTAGACGCAACCAATGCTGGTATATTTGGCGTTAAAAAAGCCCGAAATGTGAGTAGGAAAATAGTTATAGTAATGACCGATGGAAATGAGAATTCCAGTTTAATTACTAAAAATGAGGTCCTTAAAAACGCGCTGGAAAACGGAGTAAATATTTACACCATTGGGTATGGAAACCAGGTAAACCAGGGGTATTTAAAGTCTCTATCTTATAACACCAGGGGAGGGCATTACCAAATTTATGATGTTGCGGATTTTGAATGGATTTACAACGACATTTATAAAAAATCCCTCAATTATTATTCGGTTAATTACAAAACGGCAGATAAGGGAAGTCAGGTATACCTTCTTAAGATTTGTAAAGACGGTTTAAATTCCGATTCTGTGGTAGTAGAGTTTGAGAATAATCCAGCAGATTTAGCGGTTTTGGCCAATACCTTGGCTGATTATAAGGATAACCCCGTGGCAGCTTCTGGCTTTTCTGAAATAAACACAAAGGGGTTTAACAAGCCGAATTTGAAGCAGTTTTCCAAGGTTAAAATGGAGCAACCTTTACTCCCAAAGCGAATCAGAATTTACGAGGATTCGCTTACTACTATTGAGGATGAGTTTAGTACAATAAAGCTTCCAAGGTTCAATTTCGATTACGACCGAGTTACTACGGTAAAGGAGACCGAGTCGCGTATATTGGATTTAATTGCCTTTCTAAAAAAGTATCCTCAGGTAAACCTTGAAATTATTGGGCATACCGATAATAGTGGCGAAAGCGATTACAATGACGATTTATCCTTGAGACGAGCGAAAAGAGTAAAAGAGCTCATCGTGGATATGGGAGGCGATTCCAATCGGTTGGTGATAAGGGGTTTTGGAGAGACTGCACCTGTGGCTAGTAATGCAACCGAAGAGGGTAGAGCAAAAAATAGACGGGTTGAGTTTAACGTAATAGAAAGGAAGTAA
- a CDS encoding urocanate hydratase yields MVTTEFAKQIAQGIPSNLPPKKDIDPKVSHAPKRKKILSQSEQILALRNALRYFPKEWHRELAVEFNEELEKYGRIYMYRFKPEYDMYARPIHEYPAKSIQAASIMLMIQNNLDPKVAQHPDELITYGGNGAVFQNWAQYLLTMQYLTEMTDEQTLVMYSGHPLGLFPSNSNAPRVVVTNGMMIPNYSKPDDWEKYNALGVTQYGQMTAGSYMYIGPQGIVHGTTITVLNALRKICKDRSEYGTKLFVTSGLGGMSGAQPKAANIAGCVSITAEVNPAAAYKRHEQGWVDEVVEDLDQVIDLAEAKRKEGKAYAIAYLGNVVDLWRKLVDRNVKVDIGSDQTSLHNPFAGGYYPIGMSFDDANDMMANNPEQFKKEIYATLKAHVEAINALVDRGMYFFDYGNAFLLESSRAGADIVKENGDFKYPSYVQDIMGPMCFDLGFGPFRWVCTSGNEEDLRKTDKIAAEVLKELAVVAPKEIEQQLQDNIQWIEQAEENQMVVGSKARILYADSTGRIEIAKAFNKAIALGELEGPVVLGRDHHDVSGTDSPFRETSNIYDGSQFTADMAVQNFVGDSFRGATWISLHNGGGVGWGEVINGGFGLLLDGTQEAEQKLNSMLFWDVNNGIARRSWARNDNAVFAIKRAMEINKQLKVTLPEEISEEEVLSAIGQEQTSK; encoded by the coding sequence ATGGTTACTACAGAATTTGCAAAGCAAATTGCACAAGGAATTCCTTCAAATTTACCTCCAAAAAAAGATATAGACCCTAAGGTAAGTCATGCCCCTAAGCGCAAAAAAATACTTTCTCAATCTGAGCAAATTTTAGCCTTGAGAAATGCCCTTAGATATTTCCCAAAGGAGTGGCATCGGGAATTGGCTGTAGAGTTTAACGAGGAGCTCGAAAAATATGGTAGGATATACATGTATCGTTTCAAGCCCGAATACGATATGTATGCCCGTCCAATACACGAGTATCCTGCAAAAAGCATTCAGGCGGCATCCATAATGTTAATGATCCAAAACAACCTGGATCCAAAGGTGGCGCAACACCCCGATGAGTTAATTACCTACGGTGGTAATGGTGCAGTTTTCCAAAACTGGGCGCAATACTTGCTTACCATGCAATACCTAACCGAAATGACCGACGAGCAAACGCTTGTTATGTATTCTGGTCATCCACTCGGATTGTTCCCATCTAACAGCAACGCACCAAGAGTAGTAGTAACCAACGGGATGATGATTCCGAATTACTCTAAGCCAGATGATTGGGAAAAATACAATGCTTTAGGGGTTACCCAATATGGGCAAATGACGGCAGGATCGTACATGTACATCGGACCACAGGGAATTGTGCATGGAACCACCATTACCGTTTTAAATGCACTGCGTAAAATCTGTAAGGATAGATCGGAATATGGCACCAAACTTTTTGTAACCTCTGGTTTAGGTGGAATGTCGGGAGCGCAGCCTAAAGCGGCAAATATTGCGGGATGCGTTTCTATTACCGCAGAAGTAAATCCAGCCGCAGCCTACAAAAGGCACGAGCAAGGATGGGTTGATGAAGTAGTTGAAGATCTTGACCAGGTTATTGACCTTGCCGAAGCCAAAAGAAAAGAGGGTAAAGCCTATGCAATTGCCTATTTAGGTAACGTGGTAGATCTGTGGAGAAAACTGGTTGACAGAAATGTTAAAGTAGATATTGGATCTGACCAAACTTCACTGCATAATCCATTTGCTGGAGGATATTACCCTATAGGAATGAGCTTTGATGATGCCAACGACATGATGGCGAACAACCCAGAGCAATTCAAAAAGGAAATTTATGCAACCCTTAAAGCGCATGTTGAAGCAATAAATGCATTGGTGGACCGTGGAATGTACTTCTTCGATTACGGGAATGCTTTCTTGCTTGAATCGAGTAGAGCAGGTGCCGATATCGTAAAAGAAAATGGCGACTTTAAATACCCTAGCTACGTACAAGATATTATGGGGCCTATGTGCTTCGACCTTGGCTTTGGTCCTTTCCGTTGGGTTTGTACTAGCGGAAATGAGGAAGATCTGCGCAAAACAGACAAGATCGCTGCAGAAGTATTAAAGGAATTAGCTGTGGTGGCTCCCAAAGAAATAGAGCAACAACTGCAAGACAACATCCAATGGATAGAGCAGGCCGAAGAGAACCAAATGGTTGTAGGATCTAAGGCGCGTATCCTTTATGCAGATTCAACCGGAAGAATAGAAATTGCAAAAGCTTTTAATAAGGCTATTGCACTGGGAGAATTAGAAGGACCGGTGGTACTGGGTAGAGACCACCACGATGTTTCTGGTACAGATTCACCATTTAGAGAAACCTCTAACATTTACGATGGTAGTCAGTTTACCGCTGATATGGCCGTTCAAAATTTTGTAGGAGACTCCTTTAGAGGAGCAACTTGGATTTCGCTGCACAACGGAGGTGGTGTAGGCTGGGGAGAAGTTATAAATGGTGGCTTCGGGTTACTGCTTGACGGAACCCAAGAAGCCGAGCAAAAGCTAAACAGCATGTTATTCTGGGATGTTAACAACGGAATTGCTAGAAGATCTTGGGCCAGAAACGACAACGCCGTGTTTGCCATTAAAAGGGCAATGGAAATAAACAAACAACTTAAAGTAACCCTTCCTGAAGAAATTAGCGAAGAAGAGGTACTTTCTGCCATTGGGCAAGAACAAACCAGCAAATAG
- a CDS encoding MATE family efflux transporter: MQNRRIDLTQGPILKGLISLALPIIGANILQTGYQLVDAFWVGRLGANAVAAVSVSFPVNFLLISLTSGFAFAGTILVAQYAGAKNYKMVNHTAQQTLSMVVLLSLIISLLAYALSPHILSWLGVGQDIFEEANYFQRIIFLALTFNFSFIMFQSLLRGVGEVRIPLYINGVALALNFILDPLFIYGYGPIPAAGVAGAAYSTMATLALSSIAGFFILFKGSAGIKLSFNQFKIDKPLLARAFKLGTPSSIEISARALGLTVLTGIAAQFGTEVLAAYGVGSRLISFVVIFGLGLLRANSTLVGQNMGARKIERAEKGSIYAAWIGFVFLSFIGLLFYLFTEPIVRTFLDAEDHVVAMGVKFMEVVSLSFGFLGAQLALVGTLRGSGNTVQSMVLTLIGIWLIQFPFAYFAAKIEGFEELAVWYSFPISYILPCILTVWYFKRGKWKNKQVV, translated from the coding sequence ATGCAAAACCGCAGAATAGATTTAACCCAAGGCCCTATACTCAAAGGGCTCATATCGCTTGCGCTACCTATTATTGGGGCCAATATTCTGCAAACGGGATATCAACTAGTAGATGCATTTTGGGTAGGACGGTTAGGCGCTAATGCAGTTGCAGCGGTATCCGTAAGTTTTCCTGTAAACTTTTTACTGATTTCACTTACCTCCGGCTTTGCCTTTGCTGGCACCATCTTGGTAGCCCAGTACGCTGGGGCCAAAAACTATAAAATGGTAAATCATACTGCACAGCAAACGCTGAGCATGGTGGTTTTACTTTCCCTTATTATTTCCCTTCTCGCCTATGCGCTTTCGCCTCATATATTAAGTTGGTTAGGTGTTGGACAAGATATTTTTGAGGAAGCCAATTACTTTCAGCGCATTATTTTTCTGGCACTCACCTTCAACTTTAGCTTTATCATGTTTCAATCCCTCCTGCGTGGTGTTGGAGAGGTACGAATTCCGTTGTACATAAATGGGGTGGCATTGGCGTTAAATTTCATCTTAGACCCATTGTTTATATATGGATACGGCCCAATACCTGCCGCAGGAGTTGCCGGTGCGGCCTACTCAACTATGGCTACCTTGGCACTATCTTCCATCGCTGGATTTTTTATTCTTTTTAAAGGCTCGGCAGGTATCAAACTAAGTTTTAACCAGTTTAAAATCGACAAACCTCTATTGGCCAGAGCTTTTAAGTTGGGAACTCCCTCTTCAATCGAAATTTCTGCTAGAGCTTTGGGATTAACTGTTCTAACAGGGATTGCAGCACAATTTGGGACCGAAGTGCTGGCTGCCTATGGCGTAGGATCTCGCCTCATCAGTTTTGTAGTAATTTTTGGATTGGGCTTATTACGTGCCAACTCCACCTTGGTTGGGCAAAATATGGGTGCAAGAAAAATAGAACGCGCGGAAAAAGGATCCATCTACGCTGCCTGGATAGGTTTTGTGTTTCTAAGCTTTATCGGACTACTGTTTTACCTATTTACCGAACCCATAGTACGTACCTTTTTGGATGCTGAAGACCATGTAGTAGCCATGGGAGTTAAGTTTATGGAGGTAGTTTCCTTGAGTTTTGGTTTTCTAGGTGCTCAATTGGCCCTGGTGGGGACACTTCGAGGTTCTGGAAATACGGTGCAATCCATGGTACTTACCCTAATTGGAATTTGGCTTATTCAATTTCCCTTTGCCTACTTCGCTGCGAAAATTGAAGGTTTTGAAGAATTGGCTGTTTGGTATTCCTTCCCAATAAGCTACATTTTACCCTGCATTTTAACCGTGTGGTATTTTAAACGGGGTAAATGGAAAAACAAGCAGGTTGTTTAA
- the pheT gene encoding phenylalanine--tRNA ligase subunit beta: MKISYNWLLDFLPEDYHRSPDELSEILTDTGLEVEGVERVDSIPGGLEGIVIGEVLTCKKHENADKLKCTTVKIGTEVVPIVCGAPNVEAGQKVVVATVGATIHPTEGDPFEIKKAKIRGEVSQGMICAEDELSLGQSHAGIMVLPSGAKVGQKAADYFNVTTDYQIEIGLTPNRTDAMSHFGVARDIVAALNHKEGKQLTIKPLSNLADLKEGNCPVTIEVENKERCPRYAGLVIENLKVAPSPEWLQNRLKTIGLKPINNLVDITNYVCHGFGHPMHAFDLEKVAGQKVIVKTAKAKDKFTTLDEVERTLHEEDLMICNAESAMCIAGVFGGLSSGVSETTKGIFLESAYFNPVSVRKTAKRQALNTDASFRYERGIDPTATLTALQFAAKLYTDIAGGEIKGGYQDVNAGVATSHQCEFSLKGLNTLAGVDFDKETVKAILKDLDITILSEKEDKWTLDIPAYRVDVTRHADVCEEVMRIYGFNAIPIPQKIALSPGKRERLSKHKAREIISAFLAAKGLAEGMSNGLTNANYKTFDAGIEKSAINLLNPLSSDLGILRNSMLFSSLDAVLYNQKFGNERIALFEFGKAYFKAGEGYNENEQLAITLSGLANEEGWNTNAGNASWSDLKSLVYSVIDRLGFKSALKTTEGKEFWMEYGMEISFRKKSLVKWGKVKAELLKKSDIKKEVFFAVFDFDFAYEALANVKPQIAELPKFPGMRRDLSLLLEKEVEYQALEKVSKKAANQLLQSVSLFDVYEGKNLEKGKKSYALSYQFRSPEKTLTDKEVDAQMDKIMKSLEKELGASLR; this comes from the coding sequence ATGAAAATTTCATATAACTGGTTATTAGATTTTTTACCCGAAGATTACCATCGTTCACCCGATGAGCTATCGGAAATTTTAACCGATACAGGGTTAGAAGTTGAAGGAGTTGAACGGGTAGATAGTATTCCAGGTGGATTAGAAGGAATAGTAATTGGAGAAGTTCTTACTTGCAAAAAGCACGAAAACGCCGATAAATTAAAGTGCACCACGGTAAAGATAGGGACAGAGGTTGTTCCTATCGTTTGTGGAGCACCAAATGTAGAAGCGGGACAAAAAGTTGTGGTAGCAACCGTTGGAGCTACTATCCACCCAACTGAGGGTGATCCATTCGAAATAAAAAAGGCCAAAATAAGAGGGGAAGTTTCTCAGGGTATGATCTGCGCTGAAGACGAATTAAGTCTAGGGCAAAGTCATGCAGGAATTATGGTTCTACCTTCAGGAGCTAAGGTGGGACAAAAAGCCGCAGACTACTTTAACGTTACTACCGATTACCAAATAGAGATTGGATTAACCCCCAACCGTACAGACGCTATGTCTCATTTCGGGGTAGCGAGAGATATTGTGGCGGCATTAAACCACAAAGAAGGTAAACAGCTTACAATAAAACCTCTTAGTAATCTGGCAGATCTTAAAGAAGGAAACTGCCCAGTAACAATAGAGGTGGAAAATAAAGAAAGATGTCCAAGGTATGCTGGACTGGTTATAGAAAACTTAAAAGTTGCTCCTTCTCCAGAATGGCTTCAAAACAGACTTAAAACCATAGGTCTAAAGCCCATAAATAACCTTGTAGATATTACCAACTACGTTTGTCATGGTTTTGGGCACCCTATGCACGCCTTTGATTTGGAAAAGGTAGCTGGACAAAAAGTAATTGTAAAGACTGCAAAAGCAAAAGATAAATTCACCACCCTCGATGAAGTTGAAAGAACTTTACATGAGGAAGATTTGATGATTTGCAATGCCGAAAGCGCCATGTGTATCGCCGGTGTTTTTGGAGGATTATCATCAGGAGTGTCAGAAACAACAAAGGGAATCTTTCTAGAATCGGCATATTTCAATCCCGTTTCGGTTCGAAAAACTGCCAAAAGACAAGCATTAAACACAGATGCCTCCTTTAGATATGAAAGAGGTATAGACCCCACTGCCACCCTAACTGCCTTACAATTTGCTGCTAAACTCTACACGGATATTGCAGGAGGTGAAATCAAGGGTGGATATCAAGATGTAAATGCAGGAGTGGCAACCAGTCATCAGTGCGAATTCTCATTAAAAGGACTTAACACCCTTGCTGGGGTTGATTTTGATAAAGAAACAGTTAAGGCCATTCTTAAGGATTTGGATATCACTATCCTCTCTGAGAAAGAAGACAAATGGACACTGGATATTCCGGCGTATCGCGTGGATGTTACAAGACATGCCGACGTATGCGAGGAAGTTATGAGGATATACGGTTTTAACGCTATTCCTATTCCTCAGAAAATTGCTTTAAGTCCAGGAAAAAGAGAGCGTTTATCTAAGCATAAAGCCAGAGAAATTATTTCTGCATTTCTTGCTGCCAAAGGTTTAGCAGAAGGAATGAGCAACGGTTTAACCAATGCCAACTATAAAACCTTTGATGCGGGAATAGAAAAGTCGGCAATCAACCTTCTGAATCCTTTAAGTTCCGATTTAGGAATTTTGAGAAACTCCATGCTGTTTTCTTCATTGGATGCAGTGCTGTACAACCAGAAGTTTGGAAACGAGCGCATTGCCTTATTCGAGTTTGGAAAAGCCTACTTTAAAGCGGGTGAGGGCTACAACGAAAATGAGCAACTGGCCATTACCTTGTCTGGATTAGCGAACGAGGAAGGGTGGAACACCAATGCTGGAAATGCCTCTTGGTCTGACTTAAAAAGCCTGGTATACAGTGTAATAGACCGTCTAGGCTTTAAGTCGGCATTAAAGACTACCGAGGGAAAAGAATTTTGGATGGAATATGGAATGGAAATTTCATTCAGAAAAAAATCACTGGTAAAATGGGGTAAGGTTAAAGCCGAATTATTAAAGAAATCCGATATCAAAAAAGAAGTGTTTTTCGCAGTTTTTGATTTTGATTTCGCCTACGAAGCCTTGGCCAATGTAAAACCACAGATTGCTGAACTTCCGAAATTCCCTGGTATGAGAAGGGATCTTTCTTTACTGTTAGAGAAGGAAGTGGAATATCAAGCACTTGAAAAGGTTAGCAAGAAGGCGGCCAACCAGCTGCTGCAATCCGTTTCATTATTCGATGTTTACGAAGGGAAAAACCTTGAAAAAGGTAAAAAGTCTTATGCGCTGAGCTATCAATTTAGATCGCCAGAGAAAACCCTTACTGACAAAGAGGTAGATGCGCAGATGGATAAAATAATGAAGAGTCTTGAAAAAGAATTAGGCGCTAGTTTAAGGTAA